In Quercus robur chromosome 11, dhQueRobu3.1, whole genome shotgun sequence, the following proteins share a genomic window:
- the LOC126706781 gene encoding very-long-chain aldehyde decarbonylase CER1-like: MASNPGILSDWPWKHLGSFKYLILAPWAVHSIYSFLFKEESKRDLTNFFILPLLLWRMLHNQIWISISRYQNAKGNNLLVDKSLQFEQVDREQSWDDQIILNGIILYLVNTTVPGSSHLPIWRTDGVILAILLHAGPVEFLYYWLHRALHHHYLYSRYHSHHHSSIITEPITSVVHPFSELIIYYMLFSITIMTLILTGTASVASIVGYFTYVDFMNNMGHCNFEFIPKWLFSLFPPLKFLMYTPSFHSLHHTQFRTNYCLFMPLYDYIYGTMDKSSDTLYEISLKKKEKVPHVVHLTHLTTPDSIYHLRLGLSSLASSPHTSKWYMWLMWPLTLLSMMLTWIYGHTFVVERNQFNMLTLQTWVIPKYSVQYFLRWHENSINDLIEQAILEAEKKGVKVLSLGLLNQGEELNEYGGVYVKRIPQLKIKVVDGSSLAAAIVLNSIPKGTTQVLLRGKITKVACAIAVYLCKLGIQVATLQEDEYMKLSKSLEVTSENSLILSKSYSQKIWLVGDGLTEEEQLKVPKGTLFIPYSQFPPKKFRNDCLYHDTPAMLIPTSLENVHSCENWLPRRVMSAWRIAGIVHALEGWNEHECGYTMSNMEKVWQASLQHGFQPLMFSNGSKY; this comes from the exons ATGGCTTCTAATCCAGGAATTCTCTCCGATTGGCCATGGAAGCATCTTGGAAGCTTTAAG TATTTGATCTTGGCTCCATGGGCGGTACACAGCATATACTCATTTCTATTCAAGGAAGAGAGTAAAAGGGACCTTACCAACTTTTTCATACTCCCACTTCTGTTATGGAGGATGCTTCACAACCAAATATGGATTAGTATTTCTCGTTACCAAAATGCAAAAGGCAACAACCTACTTGTTGACAAGAGTCTTCAATTTGAACAAGTCGACAGAGAGCAAAGTTG GGATGACCAAATAATTCTGAATGGAATCATATTATACCTAGTCAACACTACTGTGCCAGGGAGTTCACACCTTCCCATTTGGAGAACAGATGGAGTGATTCTAGCAATTCTACTTCATGCGGGTCCAGTGGAGTTCCTCTACTATTGGCTTCATAGAGCATTGCACCACCATTACCTTTACTCTCGCTATCATTCTCACCATCATTCCTCAATTATCACAGAGCCCATCACGT CTGTCGTACATCCATTTTCTGagcttataatatattacatgcTCTTTTCTATAACAATAATGACACTCATCTTGACGGGAACTGCTTCTGTGGCCTCTATTGTCGGTTATTTTACTTATGTTGATTTCATGAACAACATGGGTCACTGTAATTTTGAGTTTATTCCAAAGTGGTTGTTCTCTTTGTTTCCTCCGCTCAAGTTTCTCATGTACACTCCTTC GTTTCACTCTCTACATCATACACAATTTCGAACCAACTACTGTCTTTTCATGCCTCTTTATGATTACATCTATGGTACTATGGACAAATCCAGTGACACACTATATGAAATTTCTctcaagaagaaagaaaaagtgccACATGTAGTGCATCTAACACATCTCACAACACCAGACTCGATCTATCATTTAAGGCTTGGACTTTCTTCCTTGGCCTCTAGCCCTCACACCTCAAAATGGTACATGTGGTTAATGTGGCCCCTGACATTATTGTCTATGATGTTAACATGGATTTATGGTCATACATTTGTTGTTGAGAGGAACCAGTTCAATATGCTCACCTTGCAAACTTGGGTCATCCCGAAGTATAGTGTACAA TACTTTTTGCGATGGCATGAGAACTCTATCAATGATTTGATTGAGCAAGCCATACTTGAAGCAGAGAAAAAAGGCGTTAAAGTGTTAAGTCTGGGTCTCTTGAACCAG GGTGAGGAACTCAACGAATATGGTGGAGTCTATGTCAAGAGGATTCCTCAACTGAAAATAAAGGTGGTAGATGGAAGCAGCCTCGCAGCTGCCATTGTGCTAAATAGCATTCCCAAAGGGACAACCCAAGTGCTCCTTCGAGGCAAAATCACTAAGGTTGCCTGTGCAATTGCAGTTTATTTATGCAAACTGGGCATTCAG GTAGCTACATTACAGGAGGATGAGTATATGAAGCTTAGCAAATCGTTGGAGGTGACCTCAGAGAATAGTTTGATCCTTTCCAAAAGTTACAGTCAAAAG ATATGGTTAGTGGGAGATGGATTGACTGAAGAAGAACAGTTAAAAGTACCGAAAGGAACATTATTTATTCCCTATTCACAATTTCCACCAAAGAAATTTCGAAATGACTGCCTATACCATGACACACCGGCAATGTTAATTCCCACTTCTCTTGAGAATGTCCACTCTTGTGAG AACTGGTTGCCAAGAAGGGTGATGAGTGCATGGCGTATAGCTGGGATAGTGCATGCATTAGAAGGATGGAATGAGCATGAGTGTGGTTACACAATGTCCAACATGGAGAAAGTTTGGCAAGCAAGTCTTCAACATGGGTTTCAACCTCTGATGTTCTCAAATGGATCTAAGTACTAG